From the genome of Hyalangium minutum:
GAAGCCCACCCGCGGCGTGGACCGCCTGGATGGCGCTCGCGGCCTGGGCCAACACGCGCAGCAGCTCCCGAGGACGGCGGGTCTGGAGGCGAGCCCACGAATACAGGGGCAGCCCCTCCACGAAGTCCATGACGAAGAAGGGGTACTCCGCGCCACTCGGGCTGCTCCACCGGCCGGAGTCATGCAGGCGGGGCACGTTCGAGTGGACCGTGCGCGAGAGCAGCTCAATCTCCAGGGCGAAGCAAGGATCATTCGGCCGCAGCGCGAGCTTGAGGGCGAACGGTCCAGTTTCCGGTTGCACGCTGTGCTCTACGCGGAAGACCACGCCCTGCGCTCCCTGGGCAATGAGCCCCAGGAGACGCCAGGGACCGACGAGCGAGCCAGGACGAAGGGAAGCGGGATGGACAGCATGAGAAATCTCCAAGGCGGTACCTCCGAGGCGGGATAGAACCTGGTAGGTAGGATCACCTCATCTGACCGGGCAGGTCAAGACTTCTCCATCCAACCCTGTGGGTCAATGAGTTGTGCGAGGAGTCGCCCCCGAGGAAGGGAGAGCCCCCCAGCCGAGGGTTTTGGCCCGGAGGTTGACGAGCTTGGGGACTTTCCGTTACTCATAGTCCCGTGCGTCTTGCTTCCGTGCATCACCATCATGCGCATCATCGGCTCGGCCCTGACGGGACCGCTCGCCGCGCGCATGCCTGGATGACTGCCTGACACGCACCTTCCTCCCGGCCCTGCCGCAGTGACCGAAAGCCCGTCCCCCCCCGGACGGGCTTTTTTCATTTCCGCGCCCACCTTTCACTCACTCCACTGGAACTCGCCCATGCTGAAGATCGCCCTTCCCAACAAAGGCCGCCTCTCCGAGGAGGTCCGTGAGCTGTTCAACGATGCAGGTCTCGAGGTCCGCGCCCGAGGCGAGCGAGCGCTCACTGCCTCCCTCGGCGGCGAGTTCGAGGCCATCTTCGTCCGGGCCCAGGACATCCCCGAGTTCGTCGCCGATGGCGCTGCTCAGGCGGGCGTTACGGGCTGGGATCTCGTCAACGAGGCCGGCCGCGAGCTGGACCTGCTGATGGACCTGGAGTTCGGCAAGTGCCGGCTCGTGGTGGCGGCCCGCGAGGAGAGCGGAATCACTTCCGCGGACGGGGTGAAGGATGGGATGCGCGTGGCCTCCTGCTTCCCCCGCCTCACCCAGGACTACTTCGCCAAGCGGGGCCAGCAGGTCACCGTGGTCCCCGTGTCCGGCGCCGCTGAGATTGCCCCTCACCTGGGCATCGCCGACATCGTCGTGGACCTGACTTCCACTGGCTCCACGCTCAAGATGAACGGCCTGCGCGAGGTGGCCACGGTCCTGGAGTCCAGCGCCCGGCTCGTGGCCTGCAAGCGCAATGACGCGGAGGCCTCGCAGAAGCTCGAGGAGCTGAAGCAGGCGCTGGGCTCGGTGCTGGCGGCCCGAGGCAAGCGCTACCTGATGACCAACGTGCCTCGGAAGGTGCTCCCCCAGGTGCGCGAGGTGCTCCCAGGCCTCAATGGTCCCACCGTGGTGGACATCATGAATGGCGGCGACTTCGTGGCCGTGCACGCCGTCGTCTCCGCCAAGACGATCTACCGCACCATCAACGCCCTCAAGGCCATGGGCTGTGAGGGCATCCTCGTCACTCGCATCGAGAGGTTGATGCCGTGAGCACTCGGACCCTCAAGTATCGCGGCCCCCTGGCCGCTCTGTCCGCCGAGGACAAGCGCCGCCTCTTGGATCGCTCGGGAGAGTCGGACGCCCAGGTTGCTACCCGCGTCCGGGACATCATCGCCCGGGTCCGCAAGGACGGGGACCGCGCGCTGCTCGACATGGCGCGCGAGCTCGACCGTGCCAACCTCACCTCCGTCGAGGTGCCTCGGGCCCGCTGGGAGGCCGCGCTTGCCTCGCTGGACCCGAAAGTGCGCCGCGCCCTGGAGCGCGCCGCCCGCAACATCGCCAAGGCCCACGAAGCACAGAAGCCCCACGCCATCGAGGTGGAGACCGAGCCCGGCATTGTGGTCGGCCGCCGTCCCGATCCGCTCGGGCGCGTGGGTGTGTATGCACCTGGCGGCCGGGCCGTGTATCCCAGCAGTGTGTTGATGGGCGTGGTGCCCGCGAAGGTGGCCGGGGTAGGGGAGGTCATCGTCTGCTCGCCTCCTGGGCCCGATGGGCTGCCCGCGGCCGGAGTGCTCGCAGCGGCCGCCCTGGCAGGCGCGGATCGCGTCTTCGCCCTCGGTGGTGCCGGAGCGGTTGCCGCCATGGCCTACGGAACCCAGAGCGTGCCGCGCGTGGATCGCATCGTCGGTCCCGGCAATGCCTATGTCGCCGCTGCCAAGCTCCAGGTGGTGGACGCGGTGGCCATCGACGCTCCGGCGGGGCCGAGTGAGATCCTCGTCGTCGCGGACCGCTCGGTGGACCCCGAGGCCGTGGCGCGAGAGATGCTGGCGCAGGCCGAGCACGATCCGGATGCCTGCTGTGTCACCCTGGCCGTGAGCGTGACGGTCGCCGAGACCATCGCCGCTGCGGTGGAGCGGGCCGCCGCCAAGGCCCAGCGACGGGAGATCGTCACCACCGCGCTGCGAGAGCGCGGCGCCGTGCTGAGCGTGGACTCCCTGGAGGAGGCCTGGCCCTTCGTCTCCGAGTTCGCCCCCGAGCACCTGCTCATCGCCACGGCGATGCCTCGGGAGCACCTGGAGCGCGTCCGCAACTGCGGCACCGTCTTCCTCGGCGAGCGCGCCTCCGTCGCCTTCGGGGACTACATGACGGGCGCCAACCATGTGCTGCCCACGGCGGGCCTGGGGCACGCGTACTCGGGGCTGTCGGTGCTCGACTTCTACCGCTGGACCACCTACCAGCACGTGGACCACGCTGCGGCGGCCCAGCTCGCGGAGGATGTGGGCGTGCTCGCCGACAGCGAGGGGCTCTTCGCCCACGCAGAGGCCGCTCGTGCCTGGAGGAAGCCATGACTCCCCGCAGAGCTTCCTATGAGGGCATCTCGCTCTACTCGCCGCCCGCTGTGCCCTGCCGCGTCGACCTGAGCGACAACACCAACCTCTTCGGTATGCCTCCGGCCGCCGAGCAGGCCCTGCGTGA
Proteins encoded in this window:
- the hisG gene encoding ATP phosphoribosyltransferase; amino-acid sequence: MLKIALPNKGRLSEEVRELFNDAGLEVRARGERALTASLGGEFEAIFVRAQDIPEFVADGAAQAGVTGWDLVNEAGRELDLLMDLEFGKCRLVVAAREESGITSADGVKDGMRVASCFPRLTQDYFAKRGQQVTVVPVSGAAEIAPHLGIADIVVDLTSTGSTLKMNGLREVATVLESSARLVACKRNDAEASQKLEELKQALGSVLAARGKRYLMTNVPRKVLPQVREVLPGLNGPTVVDIMNGGDFVAVHAVVSAKTIYRTINALKAMGCEGILVTRIERLMP
- the hisD gene encoding histidinol dehydrogenase encodes the protein MSTRTLKYRGPLAALSAEDKRRLLDRSGESDAQVATRVRDIIARVRKDGDRALLDMARELDRANLTSVEVPRARWEAALASLDPKVRRALERAARNIAKAHEAQKPHAIEVETEPGIVVGRRPDPLGRVGVYAPGGRAVYPSSVLMGVVPAKVAGVGEVIVCSPPGPDGLPAAGVLAAAALAGADRVFALGGAGAVAAMAYGTQSVPRVDRIVGPGNAYVAAAKLQVVDAVAIDAPAGPSEILVVADRSVDPEAVAREMLAQAEHDPDACCVTLAVSVTVAETIAAAVERAAAKAQRREIVTTALRERGAVLSVDSLEEAWPFVSEFAPEHLLIATAMPREHLERVRNCGTVFLGERASVAFGDYMTGANHVLPTAGLGHAYSGLSVLDFYRWTTYQHVDHAAAAQLAEDVGVLADSEGLFAHAEAARAWRKP